From the genome of Paracidovorax avenae:
GGCACCACTCCCGTCACGGCAGGGCGACGGCCGGGTTGAGTGTGTACAGGCCGGTCAGGCGGGCCTCGGCCAGCACGGGTGCCCTGGCCAGCGCGGCGCGCACGTTGGCGCCGGTCAGCGGCCCTTCGACCTGCAGCGTGGGGGTGCCGAGCGCGTACACCGTGAAGACGTAGTGGTGCACGATGGCGTCGTTCCAGGGCGGGCAGGGGCCGTCGTAGCCGTAGTAGTCGCCCCGCATGTCCTGGTCGCCCGCGAACCAGCCCGTGTAGTCGTTGATGCCGTGGCGCAGGCCCTCCGGCGCGGCGGGGCCGGGCTTGCCGCGCGGCGTGACGACGCTGGAATGGGAGCCGGCGGCGATCTCGGTGCGGTCGGCGGGAATGTCGAGCAGCAGCCAGTGGAAGAAATCCACGCGGGGCAGGCTGGCGGGCACGGTGCGGCCCTCCTGGTTCACATCGTCGCCC
Proteins encoded in this window:
- a CDS encoding YbhB/YbcL family Raf kinase inhibitor-like protein, translated to MQLTSHSFQDGQAIPGEFAFAVPDTAAHVALSGNRNPHLAWSGAPAGTQSFAIVCHDPDVPSQGDDVNQEGRTVPASLPRVDFFHWLLLDIPADRTEIAAGSHSSVVTPRGKPGPAAPEGLRHGINDYTGWFAGDQDMRGDYYGYDGPCPPWNDAIVHHYVFTVYALGTPTLQVEGPLTGANVRAALARAPVLAEARLTGLYTLNPAVALP